GATTTCGTTCAAATCTTCTTTCATCATATCCATATGAACTCCCAGTCTTTCCGGAATTGCTTCATAATAAGTATGCGGAGGAGCAGATAAAAATTCTACGCCGCGTGCTCTTAGTTGAGAAACTGTTTTAATAATATCATCTGTTGCAATAGCGATATGCTGAATTCCGGGTCCGCCATAGAAATCTAAATATTCTTCGATCTGAGATTTTTTCTTTCCTTCGGCTGGTTCATTAATTGGGAATTTAATTCTTCCGTTTCCGTTTGACATTACTTTACTCATCAATGCAGAATATTCTGTGGTAATTTGTTTGTCATCAAAAGATAAAAAGTTTACAAATCCCATAACATCTTCGTAGAATTTTACCCAGGTATTCATTTCATTCCAGCCTACATTTCCAACCATGTGGTCGATGTATTTTAATCCTGTTGATTCCGGGTTAAAGTCAGATTTCCATTCTCTGTAACCTGGAAGAAAAACACCATTATAGTTTTTTCTTTCTACAAAAATGTGAACCGTTTCTCCGTAAGTGTAAATTCCGGAACGAACTACCTGACCAAATTCATCTTCCTCAACGGTTGGTTCCATAAAAGATCGTGCCCCGCGTTTCATGGTTTCTTCGTAAGACTTTGTTGCGTCTTCAACCCAAAGTGCGGCAACTTTTACTCCGTCACCATGTTTTTTTAAATGTTCGTTGATTGGAGAATCAGCCGTTAAAGGCGTTGTCAAAACAATTCTTATTTTATCTTGTTTGATAACATAAGACGCTCTGTCTTTTACTCCGGTTTCCAGCCCGGCGTATGCCAATGACTGGTATCCAAATGCAGATTTATAATAATGTGCAGCTTGTTTGGCATTACCTACATAAAATTCTACATAATCGGTTCCTAATAACGGAAGGAAATCCTGCGCTCCTTCGAATATTTTTTCTAATCCGTATTCTACTGATTTTACTTCTTTGCTCATGATTTTTTAATTAGAAAATGTGTCAATTAGATAATTATTTACGCAATGTTGAAATTGGTACATTGACAAATTATCTCATTATCTAGTTGAACTCATCTTTGATGTTGATATTATTTTATTTAAAATTTCTGATAACTGTTCTATAAGTTCTTTGCAATTAGGATATTCTTTATATGCATCATACAAAAACAACCAATATTCAGTTTCGTCTGCTTCTTTAATTGTAATTTTTAATTTATGAATAAAATCAGCTTTACTTTCTGCATTTTGAGACTCTTTTGAATTTGCTCCAATTGATGTACCGCTTTTTAATAATTGATTCGTAATAACAAACTTTTTTTGTTCTTGAAGTTCTGTTGTATAATAAATAATGTTTAATGCGAAATTGAAAGTTTTAATTAAAAGAGCGTTGTCTTTATATTTTTCGTTAAAAGTGATTTGGCTTAATTAGATAATTTGAGAATGGTGTCAATGAGATAATTTATTTTGTAAGTTTAAAATCACACATTTAGTTATTTAATTCTCAAATTGGCATATTTTCTAATTGACACATTTACTAATTAAGACTCAGTCCATGACTTGTAGTATTGACCATCATCCAATCCCATAGCTTCTTCGGTAATCATTAATGGGCGGAACGTATCCACCATTACGGCTAATTCCTGAGTTTCTTTGTGACCAATGCTTCGTTCCATTGCTCCCGGTGCTGGTCCGTGAGGAATTCCTTTTGGGTGTAAAGTAATATGTCCCTGCTCAATGTTATTACGGCTCATAAAATCGCCATCAACATAATATATGACTTCGTCAGAATCTATATTACTGTGATTGTATGGTGCTGGAATAGCTTTTGGGTGATAATCATAAAGTCTAGGGCAGAAAGAACAAACAACAAATGTTGCTGTTTCAAATGTTTGATGTACCGGAGGCGGTTGATGAACACGTCCCGTTATAGGTTCGAAATTATGAATTGAAAATCCGTATGGGAAATTATATCCGTCCCAACCCACAACGTCAAAAGGATGAGTTGCATAAACCACTTCGTGAAGCATGCCTTCTTTTTTAATTTTCATTAAAAAATCACCTTTTTCATCGTGCGTTTCCAGTTCATTTGGTAAAATAAAATCACGCTCGCAAAACGGAGAATGTTCTAAATGCTGGCCTGACTGATTTTTATATCGTTTTGGAGTATAAAAAGGAGTGTAAGATTCGACATAAAACAGACGGTTTTCTTCTGTTTCAAATTCTATCTGATAAATAATACCGCGTGGAATAATTAAATAATCACCATATTCAAATGGAATATTTCCTAACATGGTTCTTAACTTTCCTTTTCCTTTATGGATGAAAAGCATTTCATCGGCATCGGCGTTTTTGTAGAAATAACTTCTAAGGGATTCTTTTGGTGCAGCAAGACCAATAATACAGTCTTTATTGACAAGCATGGCTTTACGGCTGTCCAGAAAATCATTTTCGGGTTTTAATTCGAAACCTTTAAAAAGAAGCGATTTTATGTTTTTGCCAATTGCAATTTTGGGTTCAACCGAATATGAGTTTAAAATTTCTTTAACCTGCGTTGGTCTGTGAACGTGATAAGAAAGAGAAGAATGTCCGTGAAAACCTTCTGTCCCAAACAATTGTTCATAGTAAAATCCGCCGTTTGGTTTTTCGAACTGGGTGTGTCTTTTTTGAGGGAAATCCCCAAGTTTATGATATAGTGGCATGGCTTTTCAATTAGATAATTTGTAAATTAGATAATTCGAAAATTTGAATTGCATAGGCAGACAATCGGTTCAATTTAAATTGACCTATTTATCTCAATTCGATAGAAGCACTATTCCGGATTTCTCTTAATGAGAAATTGAAGATACTCTAATAAACCTGTCCATTTTGTTTTCATCACAGCAAATATCGTAATTTTTATTAATTAAAATTACATATCGTATTTTTTTAGCATTAAATTATTTTTAAATACTTTGAGATAAAGCCAATATACTGCGAAAAATAATTCTTTGTAAAAATAGAAAAAGTACGGGAAAGAAAGCGTTAAAATAAAAATCCGATGCTGAACCAGGTAAAACTTTTAGACATTTCCGGCGACCATGACTGCTTAATTTCAATTGGGCCAATTATAGTTTCCAGACCGTAACCCACAGCATAACCTGTATATTTAGGCATCGATAACCAGTCTACAGAACTAAAAATATCATCGCCCAGATTGGCAAAATTAGCAGAAAGGTTGATATGGTTCTTTTTGAAAATTTCGTAATCAAGCGAAATATCGGCTTTAATAAAACTATTTCCTGCAATACTTAAAAAGTCATACCCATAGAAGTAGTTGAAGTTATTGATTTTGTTATAACCATAGCCTCCTAATATAAAATCGAAAAACGGTACACTGTCGCTTCCTATATTAAAACCGGCATCGGCACCAAATTTTACTGTTGTTTTATCAAATATGGTTCTCACAAAACCAAGTTCGGCTTTGGCGATAGAAAAAGGTTTGAATTTATTGGTATAATCAGATGAAGCAAGGTACGTCTGTAGATCTGTAGAAAAATATACCCCGGAACTTGGGTAATATTTATCGTCAAACGAGTCGTATTTTAAATAAGCAAAGGCACTCATATAACTGCTTTTATCAATTATATTTTCTACGTTAGAAAGTGTAGGGGAGTTTATTTTCAGATACTTATAATCTAAACCACCGCCCATTAAGAACTTCTGAACAAAAATAGTCTGAAAGTAGGCCTGATTACTTATATCCATAAAGTCAACATTAATTAAATTGAAATTTGGATTCTGTCCGATAAGATTACTCAGACTTGTCGTTACGTTTCGGTTAAACTGATTTAATCTGGAACGGAAACCAAAACTGATATTGAAACCATTTTCGACATAATAATTAAAGTCGTATCTAAAATTATCTCCTAAAATAATATCAAGAGAAGTGACATCGTTTTTTAAAAATGTTTTGTTGTGCGTAAGATTTAGCAAAACAGCACTTTTGTATAGTCCGTCGTAATGAAGGCCCAGTTTTAAATAAGTCTGCGTTGGATTTTCCTTTAAAACCAGGTCAAGATCGTCCTTACCGCCGTCCGGCTGCAGACAATAGGAGATTGTGCTGAAATTTTTAGTAGCATCCAGATTATTAATTCCGGCTTTAAGATCATCATAAGTAATGGTGCTTCCCGGTTTAAAACGAAGTTTACCGCGAATGTATTCTTTAGTATAATTATCTAAACGGTCTGTGTTTATTTTCTGTATTTGAATCGTATCAGACGCAACTTTTAATTTTGGTTTTTTATAATAATTGTCTTCGTTTACCAGCGTTTTAATTTTTTCGTATACAGCAAAAGCGGCTTCTTCTCCTTTTCTGATGATTTCTTCTCCTTTATCAAAAGAAATTACACCGTAATCGCGAATATCCGGTTTAATATAAACATCAGTATCCTTGATTTTGCTTTTCATTTTATCGATAGACTGCAGGTTGGTAATCTGAACCAGAATTCTTGTCGCGTTTTTTAGATTTTTTCGCTTCATTAAGTCATCCTGAACGTCTACACCAATGATAATATCGGCACCCAGATTGCGGACTTCTTTTATTGGATAATTGTTTACAACGCCGCCGTCGACCAATAAATTACCGTCGATTTCAACAGGAGTAAATAAGGATGGAAAAGCGGCACTTGCCATCATGGCCTGAACCAGATTTCCTTTGTTCAGCAAAACTTCTTCGCCGGTTTCAATATTAGTTCCAATACATAAAAACGGAGTAGGAAGTTTGTTAAAATCACGAATATGACGAACATTTCGGGTCAGGCTGCTCAATAAGTTATAGTTGTACATTCCTTTTGAAAGTGCTTCAGGGATACCAACTCTGAATTTACTGAACGGTAAAACAATTGCATACAATTCGTCATTTTTCTTTCCGTAGAAGTTTTTAGACGAACGTGGAATATAATCGTTTATTAAATCGTCGAAATTGGTTTTTTTGAAAATAGAATCAATTTGAGAAGCATTGTAACCGGAAGCGTAAAGGCCGCCAATTACAGATCCCATACTTGTACCGCCAATGTAGTCGATTTTGACTCCTGCTTCTTCGAGAACTTTCAAAACCCCAATATGTGCAAAACCTTTCGCACCGCCGCCACTTAAAACCAAGCCGATTTTAGGTCTTTTTACACTGTCCTGTTTGATTTCCTGACAGAAAGATTTTTCAGGAAAAAGGACCAAAAGAGAAAAAAGCACAAATGCTTTACCCCAAACGGAACGTAGAAAAAATCCTGTTGAGAGGATATTTGAAATGGAAAGCTTAATCAGGCGCATAAAAATTTGCTAGTTGGTTTTGTAAAAGTCGACAATTTTTTTGGCTTTTGACACACCAATGACAGCAGATATTTCTTTTTCTGATGCTAATTTCAATCTTTTAACACTTTTAAAATGTTGTATTAACGTGAGCATGGTTTTTTCGCCTATTCCGGGAATGCTTTCTACAGATGAATTAAGGGCTGCTTTGCTTCGTTTATCACGGTGAAACGTGATCCCGAAACGGTGCGCTTCATTTCGCAGCTGCTGGATAACTTTAAGGGTTTCGGATTTTTTATCGAGATATAACGGGATTGAATCGCCCGGATAAAAAAGTTCTTCAAGACGTTTTGCGATTCCTATAATAGCTACTTTACCACGTAAGCCGAGTTCGTCGATGCTTTTTAAAGCAGCAGATAATTGTCCTTTCCCGCCGTCAATAATAATTAATTGCGGTAAAGGTTCATTTTCATCCAGTAATCTTTTGTAACGGCGGTATACAATTTCGGTCATCGAAGCAAAATCGTCAGGACCTTCAACCGTTTTTACATTAAAATGACGGTAATCTTTTTTGCTGGCTTTTCCGTCTTTAAAAACGACACAGGCCGCAACAGGATTTGTTCCCTGGATATTCGAGTTGTCAAAACATTCTATATGGCGAGGCTCAGCCGGAAGACGTAAATCTTTCTGCATCTGCGCCATGATTCGGTTAACGTGGCGATCCGGATCTACAATCTGCAATTGTTTCAACTGTTCGATTCGGTAGAATTTGGCATTTCGGATGGACAAATCCAATATCTGTTTTTTATCTCCAAGCTGTGGAACGGTTGTTTTTATTTTTTCGCCCAAATCAATTTCAAACGGAACAATAATTTCTTTTGATAATAAGTGAAAACGCTCGCGAAGTTCTACAATTGCCAGTTCTAATAATTCTTCGTCGCTTTCGTCCAGTTTTTTCTTCATTTCCAGAGTATGCGAACGAATGATTGAACCATGCGATATTTGTAGAAAGTTTACATAAGCGGCACTTTCATCAGATACAATCGAAAATACATCGATATTGGTAATCTTTGGATTTACAATGGTCGATCTTGACTGATAATTTTCAAGTACTTCAATTTTTTCTTTGATTTTTTGTGCCTCTTCAAAACGTAAATCTTCGGCATATTTTACCATTAAACGCTTGAAATCTTTCATGCTTTCTTTAAAATTTCCTTTCAGGATTTCGCGGATCGCATCAACCTGGCGCTGGTATTCTTCCAGTGGTTCCATGCCTTCGCACGGACCTTTGCAGTTGCCGATATGATATTCAAGGCAGACTTTAAATTTGCCCGAGTCTATATTCGATTTGCTTAAATCGTAATTGCAGGTTCGTAACGGATATAATTCTTTAATTAAATCCAGTATAGTATGCACGGTTTTGAAACTGGTGTAGGGTCCAAAATATTCAGAACCGTCTTTGACCATTCTTCGGGTTGAAAATATTCTCGAAAAAGGTTCTTTTTTGATACAAATCCAGGGATAACTTTTGTCATCGCGCAAAAGCACGTTGTACCTTGGCTGCAAAGTTTTTATTAGATTGTTTTCTAATAAAAGCGCATCACTTTCGGTAGGAACAACAATATGTTTGATGGTCACGATTTTTCGAACCAGAACATTCGTTTTTGCCGTATCGTGAATTTTATTGAAGTAGGAGGAAACCCTTTTTTTTAAATTTTTGGCCTTCCCCACATACAAGATTTTCCCGTCTTTATCGTAATACTGATATACGCCGGGATTATCCGGTAAGGTGAGAATTTGAAGATCTAAGGACGGTTTTTGCATTCTGTTTTATTTCTGAAGATAACTTGATAAGCGGTTTCAAAAACCATTCTGATTCCTGAAAAAAAAGCTTAACACTGATTTAGTTTCAAATTTACGAAATCAAAAGAATAATTTCTATATTTAGATTTTATAATTCTGCATGAAAAATAGTAAGCCCCTGGTTATTTTCGGCGAATCAATTCTGCCGGGAGAACATAAGACCATAAATGTCGAAATTGCCCGATTACACACAACAACCAAACTCAATATTCCGGTCATTGTACGTCGTTCCAAACACGAAGGTCCGGTTGTTTTATTTTCGGCAGGAATTCATGGTGATGAAATTAATGGTGTCGAAGTTGTCCGCCAGATTATCAGCAAGAAAATCAACCGCCCCGAAAGAGGAACTATTATTTGTATTCCAATTATCAATATGTATGGTTTTGTGAATAAATCCAGAGAATTTCCTGACGGTCGTGACTTAAATCGTGTTTTTCCCGGAAGTAAAAAAGGATCGCTGGCAAGCCGCTTTGCCTATCATATCGTCGAGCAGATTTTACCAATTATAGATTATGCAGTCGATTTTCATGCCGGAGGCGCCAGCCGTTTTAATGTTCCCCAGATCCGGATTACCGAAAATAACATGGAATTAAAATTGCTGGCAGATATTTTTAATGCGCCGTTTACTTTATACTCTAAAAATATTGGCGGTTCTTTTCGAAATACCTGCGAAAAAGCCAACATAAAAATGCTGCTTTTTGAAGGCGGAAAATCATTGGATATAAATGATGCGGTTGCCAATGAAGGTGTAAAAGGAGTAAAGCGGCTGCTGCATTACCTGAATATGCTGGATCCAAAACATATTGTTGAGCCTGCTTTAGAAACTTCTATTTATATTAAATATTCAGTCTGGCTTCGCGCAAAATGTTCCGGACTGCTTCATGATTACAATATGGTTGGTAAATTTGTAACCAAAGGAACTATACTGGCCATTATTACAGATCCGTTTGGAAAGTTTGAACAAAAAGTAAAAGCACCGCATGATGGGTATGTTATTAATGCCAATCATTCGCCAATTGTATACGAAGGCGATGCGATTTATCATTTATCTAAAAATTCTCCCATAAATGCCGACGAATAAAAAAGAATTACGACTTCATTATAAAAATCTTCGCGCAGCACTTTCTGAAAGTGATATCGAAGAAAAAAGTCTGGCTATTGCCAATAGTCTGATTCAGCTGCCTATTTGGGACAAAACTTATTACCATGTTTTTCTTCCAATTGTGGAGCATAAAGAAATCGACACCGAATTTATCCTGCATTTACTTTCCGGAAAAGATAAAGAAATCGTGATTTCGAAAAGCGATTTTGAAACCCGTGAAATGACGCATTTTTTATTGACCGATAATACCAAAATTAAAAAAAACGAGTATAATATTCCCGAACCAATAAACGGACTTCAGGTTCCGGTTCAAAATATTGATGTGGTTTTTGTGCCTCTTCTTGCTTTTGATATTTTTGGCAATCGCATTGGCTACGGAAAAGGTTTTTACGATAAATTTCTTGCCGGTTGTAAACCCGAAACGATAAAAATTGGACTTTCTTTCTTCGAATCTGTAAAAATGATTGATGACGTCTTTGAATCTGATGTAAAATTAGATTATTGCATTACGCCCTTGAAAATCTACACCTTCTGATTTTCTTTTTTTATAATAAAAATATTCTGATAATCAATATTTTATATATGATTCGTAATGTATCTACGCAGCTTTTGTCGATATTAATGACGTAGATGCACTGCGGTGCGTCTGTATATATATTTGCCGGAAAACCCCGTATGATATAAATTAACATTTGTGCAAATTTAACAAATGACTTAATTTTACTTATATCACTTAAATGATTCAAAAACGACTTTAAAAATTTTGGCATCAATTTTGGATTGGCGCAAATCGCAGATAATTTTCTTAGTAAATCCGGAATGCTGATTATTATTTGAGATCAAAACCAATTATTAATCCTAAAATTTTTTAAATGAAAAATACACCTTTTTATTTGCTGGCATTCCTTTTACTTGTTTTAATAAGTTGTAAAAAACAAGATGCGTCTGCCTACGAAACAGTTGATTTAACTGCTGTAGCTTCGGATGAAATTCCGGAAGAATATGTTTCAGATTCCAATACTGAAAGTTATGCCGGACTCGAAGAAAATCCTTTTGAGTCTCCAAAAAAATCTCCTCTTTCTACTTTTTCCATAGATGTTGACAATGCTTCTTATACCAATATCCGTCGTTTTATAAACGAAGGCCAGCCGGTTCCTAAAGATGCTGTTCGTGTAGAAGAAATGATGAACTTCTTTAAATATAAATATCCGCAGCCTAAAGGTGAGAATCCGTTTTCGATAAATACGGAGTTAAGCGACTGTCCGTGGAATAAAAATTCGCAGTTACTGAAAATAGGTTTACAGGGAAAGAATATTCCAATGACCAATCTTCCGGCATCTAACCTTGTTTTTTTAATTGATGTTTCGGGTTCGATGAATGATTCGAATAAACTGCCTTTGCTGAAGGAATCGATGAAAATTCTAGTGAAAGAATTACGTGCCAAGGATAAAGTTTCAATTGTAGTGTATGCCGGTTCTGCAGGTGTTGTTTTAGAGCCGACTTCCGGCGACGAAAAAGATGAAATTATGAATGCTTTTAACCAACTGAGCGCAGGCGGAAGTACAGCAGGAGGGGAAGGAATTGAACTGGCATATAAATTAGCGCAGGAAAATTTTATTAAAGAAGGAAATAACAGAGTAGTTATTGCAACCGATGGTGATTTTAATGTTGGTGCATCTTCTGATCTGGATATGGAAAAACTAATCGAAGAAAAAAGAAAATCAGGTGTGTTTTTAACTGTTTTAGGATTTGGAATGGGGAATTACAAAGACAGTAAAATGGAAATTCTGGCTGATAAAGGAAACGGAAATTATGCTTATATCGATAATATCCAGGAGGCCAATCGTTTTTTAGGAAAAGAATTTAAAGGATCAATGTTTGCCATTGCCAAAGATGTAAAAATCCAGATTGAATTTAATCCAAAACACGTTCAGGCGTATCGATTAATTGGTTATGAAAACCGAAAGTTAAAAGACGAAGATTTTAAAAATGATGCGGTCGATGCAGGAGAATTAGGAAGCGGCCATACGGTAACAGCTCTTTATGAGATTATTCCGCCGGGTGTCGAAAGTAATTATGTTCCGTCAGATTTAAAATATACCAAAGTAAAGACCGATGAAACAGCTTACAGCGATGAACTGGCCACGATTAAATTCCGTTATAAAAAACCGGATGGCGATAAAAGTATTGAAATCGTGAATACAATTGCAAACAAAAAAACAGCATTGAACAATAGTTCTGAAGATTTTAAATTTACAACTGCTGTTGCCTGGTTTGGTTTAAAATTGAGAGATTCAAAGTTTATCACAAATTCATCAAGTGCCGATATTAAGAAACTGGCCAAATCAGGATTATCATACGATGATGAAGGTTACAGAGCAGAGTTTGTCCGATTGGTAGAGGCTGTGAATTAATATTAAATTCCAGTATAGAAATTGCTTCGCCTGTTCGCTGTCGTTCAGGTACAAATTTTAAATCTCAAAATAAAAAATTCCAAATCCCAGGTCAGATAGACATTGGGATTTGGAATTTTTTTATTGAAATTTTATACCGTTATTTTACTTCCTTAATTGTTGTTCCGTCGATCCAGCCTTCGGTACCGTCTGTTAATTCGACTTTTTTCCATTTTCCAAGGCTTTCCATTACATATACTTTTGCACCTTCATGAAGTAAAATAATCGCAGCACCACCTTTTTGAGGCTCGCTTCTTACTTCGCTTAATTCGGCAAAAACAATCGCCGGACGATCGTTGTCAAAATGATCTTTTTCAGACATTCCCGCAGAAACGCTTAAAGCCAGAGCAACCAAAAAAATAAACATTGCAACAAAATAGATTCGTTTCGTAATAGTACGTTGTGAAAAGTAATACCCGATAAAACCAAGTAAAAACAAAAAAGCAATTCCAACCGAAATTTTTGCCCACATGTTGTAATCGAAAATTGAAGTAAAATTCTGGATCAGTTTTGCAAAACCTACTTTCGGTACTTCTTTTATTTCATCGATAGTTAGTTTTTTGGCAAATTTTAAGTTGTTTAGAGTCTCCGGATCGTTTGGTTTTAATACCAGAGCCTTTTCATAATTGTAAATTGAAGGAGCAACTTTGTTCAGTTTATAATAACTGTTTGCCAGATTAAAATACAATTCAGCCGACTCCAGTTTATCTTCTTTGATAATATCTTCATAAACCTGAACCGCTTCTTTATATTGTCCCTTTTGGTACAAAGCATTTCCTTTTTCAAAGCTGCTTTGAGCAAAGAAAACCTGCGAGATTAATAAAAAGAGATATAGTATGTTTTTCATTTTATTTTCTTTAAACCCGACAGTTTTTTTAATCTGCCAGGTTTGATTTATAACGTTTAAACAATCTGTTTTTCTAATTCGGAAATAATCAAAACAGCTTTATCATAATCCTGCTGAATCGAAGCACTCGATGCCGGAGCATAACGTGCAAACTCACAGTTTTCGGTTAGATTAATAAAATTTTGAACCGTTTCAGGATTTGCATTTCTTGACAGCAGCAATTCGCGGATATTGTCTTTACTCATTTCTGAGGTTTCAATATGCAGTTTTGCTTTTAAGAAATTATGCATTGCTTTTTCAAGAGCAATATAAAAGGCTTCTTTATTGCCAAGCTGTTTTTTAGCCTGCGACAGGTATTTCTTTGCCAGCTTGTTGTTCATTCTGATTCGGTTTCCTTTTACATCACTGTCAATAGCTTCTTTTTTCTTCTTAGCCAAAATAATAATCGGGATAATGGCAAATGGGAAAAATATCAAAATGTAATACAAATCAGAGCCGTAGAAATCGTTTTTAGCTGTTCCGGTTAAGATCGTTTTTGATTTATTATATTTAAACTGTTCTGCTTTTTCAACAACATTTTTAGATGCAGTCGACGGATTGGCTTCTGCTAATGTAGGGCCGTCCAGAACATCCACCATAATTTCCTTAGAGGTTATGGTTTTATAAGAACCGGAGCTCAGGTCAAAATACGAGAACGAGATTGGTTTTATTGCATATTTGCCTTTGTACTGCGGAATGATCGTGTACTTGTCGGTTATTTTTCCGGACATTCCGGATAATGTTGTATTTATTCTTTCATCATGAACCGGGTCATACATTTCCAATGCATTTGGCACAACCGGTTTTGGCAGCGTAAATAATTTTAGATTACCGCTTCCTGCAGCGCTGACAACCAAATCAAGACTTTCACCGCTTTTAAGAGTAGTTCTTGATGGTGTCACTGTAAAGTTAAAATTACCTACTGCACCTGTAAACCCTTCCGGTTTTCCTGCTTCCGGAAGTGGTCTTACGGTAATTGTTTTTGCTCCTGTTGAAACTGTTTTATTATCTTCAGCAATAATCATCTGTCCAAACATATCACGGCGATTGGTTGGCAGCTGTACGCCAATGTCTAATGAAAGCGGCTCAATAGTAAGTCTGCCGCTTTTTTGCGGATATAATATTGTTTTCTTTAAAACCACATAATAACATCTTTCGCCTCTGTAGCTTCCTTCAACGGGATTAAGCTGTTTTATTTCGATATTCTGATTCCAGAAATCATTGTATTTTGGTTTGGTAAGTTCCTTAAAACCAGTAACACCAATGTTACCAAAGTATAATTTGTAAACTACCGTAATAGGCTCATTTAAATATGGCGTTGTTTTAGAAACTTCTGCTTCCAGATGCAGCAATTCATTTGAAGACCCCTGCTGTTGTTGTCTGTCATAAGGATCTCGTTCCTGCGCTACAGCATTTGTCACGGTAATTTTTACCGGAGCCGTTTTATAAATCTGACCGTTGTATTCTATTGCAGCTGGTTTGATTGTAAAAGTCCCTTTTTTTTGCGGCTGCAAAATATAGGAATATACTTTTTGAAAAGAACTTCGTCCGTTTATCCAGGACTGGCTTATCTGCTGGCTTGGTCCGCCTAC
This portion of the Flavobacterium gelatinilyticum genome encodes:
- a CDS encoding 5-formyltetrahydrofolate cyclo-ligase; translated protein: MPTNKKELRLHYKNLRAALSESDIEEKSLAIANSLIQLPIWDKTYYHVFLPIVEHKEIDTEFILHLLSGKDKEIVISKSDFETREMTHFLLTDNTKIKKNEYNIPEPINGLQVPVQNIDVVFVPLLAFDIFGNRIGYGKGFYDKFLAGCKPETIKIGLSFFESVKMIDDVFESDVKLDYCITPLKIYTF
- a CDS encoding vWA domain-containing protein, coding for MKNTPFYLLAFLLLVLISCKKQDASAYETVDLTAVASDEIPEEYVSDSNTESYAGLEENPFESPKKSPLSTFSIDVDNASYTNIRRFINEGQPVPKDAVRVEEMMNFFKYKYPQPKGENPFSINTELSDCPWNKNSQLLKIGLQGKNIPMTNLPASNLVFLIDVSGSMNDSNKLPLLKESMKILVKELRAKDKVSIVVYAGSAGVVLEPTSGDEKDEIMNAFNQLSAGGSTAGGEGIELAYKLAQENFIKEGNNRVVIATDGDFNVGASSDLDMEKLIEEKRKSGVFLTVLGFGMGNYKDSKMEILADKGNGNYAYIDNIQEANRFLGKEFKGSMFAIAKDVKIQIEFNPKHVQAYRLIGYENRKLKDEDFKNDAVDAGELGSGHTVTALYEIIPPGVESNYVPSDLKYTKVKTDETAYSDELATIKFRYKKPDGDKSIEIVNTIANKKTALNNSSEDFKFTTAVAWFGLKLRDSKFITNSSSADIKKLAKSGLSYDDEGYRAEFVRLVEAVN
- a CDS encoding tetratricopeptide repeat protein encodes the protein MKNILYLFLLISQVFFAQSSFEKGNALYQKGQYKEAVQVYEDIIKEDKLESAELYFNLANSYYKLNKVAPSIYNYEKALVLKPNDPETLNNLKFAKKLTIDEIKEVPKVGFAKLIQNFTSIFDYNMWAKISVGIAFLFLLGFIGYYFSQRTITKRIYFVAMFIFLVALALSVSAGMSEKDHFDNDRPAIVFAELSEVRSEPQKGGAAIILLHEGAKVYVMESLGKWKKVELTDGTEGWIDGTTIKEVK
- a CDS encoding BatD family protein, with product MKRYLILLLFTFQGLLAQVQFEAKVSKNTLGLNERFRIDFVMNVDGDNFDQPSFEGFTLVGGPSQQISQSWINGRSSFQKVYSYILQPQKKGTFTIKPAAIEYNGQIYKTAPVKITVTNAVAQERDPYDRQQQQGSSNELLHLEAEVSKTTPYLNEPITVVYKLYFGNIGVTGFKELTKPKYNDFWNQNIEIKQLNPVEGSYRGERCYYVVLKKTILYPQKSGRLTIEPLSLDIGVQLPTNRRDMFGQMIIAEDNKTVSTGAKTITVRPLPEAGKPEGFTGAVGNFNFTVTPSRTTLKSGESLDLVVSAAGSGNLKLFTLPKPVVPNALEMYDPVHDERINTTLSGMSGKITDKYTIIPQYKGKYAIKPISFSYFDLSSGSYKTITSKEIMVDVLDGPTLAEANPSTASKNVVEKAEQFKYNKSKTILTGTAKNDFYGSDLYYILIFFPFAIIPIIILAKKKKEAIDSDVKGNRIRMNNKLAKKYLSQAKKQLGNKEAFYIALEKAMHNFLKAKLHIETSEMSKDNIRELLLSRNANPETVQNFINLTENCEFARYAPASSASIQQDYDKAVLIISELEKQIV